From a single Glycine soja cultivar W05 chromosome 19, ASM419377v2, whole genome shotgun sequence genomic region:
- the LOC114398557 gene encoding F-box/kelch-repeat protein At3g23880-like gives MSEDSPHLCLRSCNYKLWWYQVKCGFGYDDRSDTYKVVLVLSNIKSQNREVRVHRLGDTHWRKVLTCPAFPISGEKCGQPVSGIVNWFAIRKLGFDYEWETVTVDQLVIFSYDLNKEIFKYLLMPNGLSQVPRGPELGVLKGCLCLSHVHRRTHFVVWLMREFGVENSWTQLLNVTLELLQAPLPCVILKLLCISENGDVLLLANYISSKFILYNKKDNRIVYTQDFNNQVPMSSHDYIQSLVLPYEN, from the coding sequence ATGTCTGAAGATTCACCACACTTATGTCTTCGCTCATGCAATTATAAACTTTGGTGGTATCAAGTGAAGTGTGGGTTTGGTTATGATGATCGGAGTGACACTTACAAGGTGGTGTTAGTCCTTTCGAATATTAAGTCACAAAATCGGGAGGTGAGAGTTCACCGCTTAGGTGACACTCATTGGAGAAAGGTTTTAACTTGTCCGGCATTCCCCATTTCGGGAGAAAAATGTGGACAACCTGTGAGTGGCATTGTTAACTGGTTCGCAATTCGCAAGTTGGGTTTTGATTATGAATGGGAAACTGTCACCGTCGAtcaattagtaattttttcatATGATCTAAACAAGGAGATATTCAAATATTTGCTGATGCCGAATGGTCTTTCTCAAGTTCCCCGTGGCCCTGAACTTGGGGTATTGAAGGGCTGCTTGTGTCTTTCTCATGTTCACCGGAGAACCCATTTCGTTGTTTGGCTAATGAGGGAATTTGGAGTTGAAAATTCTTGGACTCAATTGTTGAATGTAACTCTTGAGCTTCTTCAAGCCCCTCTGCCCTGTGTAATACTGAAGCTTCTGTGCATCTCTGAAAATGGTGATGTCCTGTTGCTGGCAAATTATATatcttcaaaatttattctcTATAATAAGAAAGATAATAGAATAGTCTATACTCAAGATTTCAACAACCAAGTGCCAATGTCCTCCCATGATTATATTCAAAGCTTGGTTTTGCCATATGAAAATTAA
- the LOC114398559 gene encoding F-box protein At2g23160-like yields MAMAQLTQDLIEEILSRLPVKSLMRFRCVSSTWNSLIFQAHFVKLNLQRSSRNTHVLLRCQINTVFEDMRDLPGIAPCSICSLPENPSSTVDNGCHQLDNRYLFIGSCNGLVCLINLVARGEFSEY; encoded by the coding sequence ATGGCAATGGCCCAGCTCACTCAGGACCTCATAGAAGAAATTTTGTCAAGGCTTCCCGTCAAATCTCTTATGCGTTTCAGGTGCGTTTCTAGCACTTGGAATTCCCTCATCTTCCAAGCACACTTTGTCAAATTGAACCTTCAAAGGTCATCTAGAAACACCCACGTCCTATTAAGGTGTCAAATTAATACTGTGTTTGAAGATATGAGGGACCTCCCAGGCATCGCCCCATGCTCTATATGTAGTTTACCTGAGAACCCATCATCCACTGTTGACAATGGTTGCCACCAGCTAGACAACAGATACTTATTTATAGGTTCCTGCAATGGGTTGGTTTGCTTGATTAATTTGGTTGCTAGAGGTGAATTCAGTGAATACTGA